From the Neoarius graeffei isolate fNeoGra1 chromosome 1, fNeoGra1.pri, whole genome shotgun sequence genome, one window contains:
- the epdr1 gene encoding mammalian ependymin-related protein 1 → MQVSVVCVFAVCVWAVVRPEEPCAAPLQWEGRTGRYDHSTGRNTRASVAYDAQNQRIRVLEQKTGHTPCKKFFEYIYLFKSGVYFQIEQVTKACAKLNLTEAWDPYDIPMNSTYEDQYFIGGPGDMIEVQEWSDRKQARKDETWVGVYTLKDCYPVYEMYTKNSSVTTTTRFFDLELGISDPEVFTPPSTCMSAQPEQMASDC, encoded by the exons ATGCAGgttagtgtagtgtgtgtgtttgcagtgtgtgtgtgggcggtCGTGCGCCCGGAGGAGCCGTGTGCGGCCCCGCTGCAGTGGGAGGGCAGGACCGGGCGGTATGACCACAGCACCGGGAGAAACACGCGCGCCTCGGTGGCGTATGACGCACAAAACCAGCGCATACGAGTGTTGGAGCAGAAGACAGGACACACACCGTGCAAGAA GTTCTTTGAATACATCTACTTGTTTAAGAGTGGCGTGTATTTCCAGATTGAGCAAGTCACCAAGGCATGTGCTAAGCTTAATTTGACTGAGGCCTGGGACCCGTATGACATCCCAATGAACTCCACATATGAGGATCAGTACTTCATTGGTGGGCCAGGAGATATGATTGAGGTTCAAGAGTGGTCGGACCGAAAGCAAGCTCGCAAAG ATGAGACCTGGGTGGGAGTTTACACCTTGAAAGACTGCTACCCCGTGTATGAGATGTACACCAAGAACAGCAGTGTGACCACCACCACTCGCTTCTTTGATCTGGAACTGGGCATCAGTGACCCTGAAGTGTTCACTCCACCCAGCACCTGCATGTCGGCTCAACCTGAACAGATGGCCTCTGACTGCTGA